The Aerococcus christensenii genome segment GTGTTGTTCGTAGTTGACCGTAAGGATTTGGACTACCAGACAATGAAGGAATATGATCGTTTTGAAAAAGGTGCAGCAAACAGCAATACCTCTACTGCTATTTTGAAAAAGCAGTTAGATGATAGTAATGCTCACATTATCATTACAACTATTCAGAAACTTGCAACATTCATCAAAAAAAATAAAGAACATGAAATATATAATAAGCACGTGGTTATCATCTTTGACGAATGCCATAGAAGTCAGTTTGGTGATATGCACGCTGCCATTGTAAAAAGCTTTAAGAAATATCATCTGTTCGGCTTTACAGGAACACCAATTTTCCCGGCTAATACAGGAAGTGTCCGTAAGCCACAGTCCTTTACAACCGAGCAGACTTTCGGTGATCAGCTCCATACATATACTATTGTCGATGCTATCAATGATAAGAACGTACTTCCATTCAGAGTTGATTATGTAAAGACAATGGATATGGGTGAAGATATTGATGATGAACAGGTGTTTGATATTGCTCGTGAAAAGGCTATGATGGCACCTGAAAGAATCAAGCTTGTTACGGAATATATCCTTAATAACTTTGATAGAAAAACCTATCGTGGTGATAAGACTTATATCTATAACACCCTTACAAACATTTCGGAAGTTGCTTCCGGCAAGAATGGTGCGGTAGAAGAAATCAAGCAGAAACAACGAGTAAGTGGATTTAACTCTATCTTTGCCGTTGCCTCTGTTCCGATGGCAAAATTATATTATCAGGAATTCAAGAAACAGATGGAGGCTGACCCTACCAAAAAACTCCGTATTGCTACTATCTATAGCTATGGTGCAAACGAAGCTGAATATGATGAAGGTACAAGCGGTATTCTTGATGAGGAAAATTCAGAAGATACATCTGCACTTGACCAGTCTTCAAGAGATTTCCTTGAGGCTGCTATCAAAGATTATAACGAGATGTTCCATACGAACTACTCTACAGATAGCGACAAATTCCAGAACTATTATAAAGACGTTTCCCTTCGTATGAAGAACAAGGAGCTTGATTTACTAATCGTTGTAAATATGTTCCTTACAGGCTTTGATGCCACAACCTTGAATACATTATGGGTTGATAAGAATTTGAAGATGCACGGACTCATTCAGGCTTTTTCAAGAACAAACCGAATTCTTAACTCGATTAAGACATTTGGTAACATTGTCTGCTTTAGAAATCTTCAGAAACGTGTTGATACTGCTATTTCACTTTTTGGTGATAAGAATGCAGGGGGTATTGTCCTGATGAAAGGCTTTAAAGATTACTACTATGGCTATGAAAGTATTGATGGTAAAATATATCCGGGATATATAGATATGATGGATGACCTTACATCAAAATTTCCACTTTCAGAGCCACAGATTATAGGCGAGCAGAATCAGAAGGACTTTATCTCCCTATTTGGTGCAATCCTACGTATGAGAAACCTTTTATCTGCATTTGATGAATTCGCTGGCAAAGAAATGATTACCGAACGTGATTTACAGGATTACCTTTGCAGATATCAGGACTTGCGTGATGAATGGAATGAAAAACGCAAGAAAGGTGAAAGCACCGATATTATTGATGATATTGTCTTTGAGGTTGAACTTATCAAGCAGATTGAAATCAATATTGATTATATCCTTATGCTTGTAAAGAAATACCATGATAATCACTGTGAAGATAAAGAAGTCCTTGTCACAATCAAGAAAGCTATTGATGCCAGTCCTGAACTTCGTAGCAAGAAGGCTCTTATTGAAACCTTTATTGCAGGAATTAATAATGTCGAAGATGTTATGACAGAATGGCATGATTATGTAGCTGAAAAGCGTGAAGAGGAACTTGTTCAGATTATCAAAGAAGAAAAGCTGAAAGAACCTGAAACAAGAAAATTCCTTGAGAATGCATTCCGTGACGGTGAAATTAAAACCACAGGTACAGATATTGATAAGCTTATGCCTCCTGTATCTCGTTTCGGTGGCAGAAACAGAGCAGTTAAGAAACAAGGTGTCATCGATAAACTGAAATCATTCTTTGAGAAGTTCTTCGGGGTTGGAGGTTCATTCACTACTGAAAAGCCAAAGTTTTTTAATTAGGCCGATGCGATGGCTCAACAGTCTGTTCTTATGGTTGCAGAAGATTCCGCAACTCATGGGACAAAGAAAGATGCTGAGTAAATGATAAGAAAACGACCACATAGGAGCATTTATACTCTTGTATGGTCGTTATTTCTTACGTTCCCGCTTAAAGGCTTTCAGCCGGTTTTCTTTTAATCCCTTACTGAAAACTCCTTTTTATGCAGTTTTTTTTACTATCCTTTACATTAAAAAAGGCGAAGTTTTTTCTTCGCCCTTTTCCTCCAGACTTTCTACATGACTAAAACCTGATATGCTTACTATTCTCATTCATTTATATAACCTGTAAATGTTTCATTGATAAATCTAAACATCTCGCAGAATGAGTAATTTCCCCACTAGAAATATAATCCAACGGTAAATCTTTATATTCACTAATATTATCTAACGTAAAATTGCCCGATGCTTCAACAATCGCCCGTCCATCAATCCATTTTAAAGCTTCTGCCATAGCCTCATGTGACATATTATCCAACATAATAATATCTGCTTGGCCATGTATAGCTTCTTTAACCATTTCAAGAGTCTCTACTTCTACTTCAATTTTTTTGATAAAAGGAGAGTAAGCGCGTGCTGCTTTAATCGCAGGAATGACGCCTCCTGCAGCCTCAATATGATTGTCTTTGAGCATGATAGCCTCTGACAAGGAAAAACGATGATTATACCCTCCACCAATTCTTACCGCATATTTTTCTAATAAGCGATATCCTGGGGTGGTTTTTCTCGTATCTAACAGTTTGATCGTACTGCCTTCCAAAGCTTGAACCATACAATGTGTAAGCGTTGCAATTCCGCTCATTCTCTGCAAAAAATTTAAAGCCACCCTCTCCCCAGTTAATAGGGTATTGACAGATCCCGTAATTTGCATCAATTGATCATTAGGATTCACTGCATCCCCTTCCTGAACAAGCCACTGGCATGTTGTTTGAGGATCTAAATATTGAAAAACACGTTCAAAAACAGCTAATCCACAAATAATTCCTAATTCTTTAGCTAACAATTGTACTGTGGCTTGTTGTCCCATATAAATAGCTTGTGTTGTGACATCTTCATAAGGTACATCTTCTTTTAATCCGCGAACAATATACTCATCCACCAAGTCTTGATTAATCGCTAACATATAAACATCTCCTTGTGTTTTCCTCCTCAAATAAGGTAGTTATCTATTCTTTTATGTTTTATCATACCACAAGTCTTAAAAGCGCTCTTTTTTTTTATTTTTCCTTGATCATCAATTCGCTTTGTTGACAAATCCATGCGTTCCTTTTAAAATTGTCATTGATTGCTTTTTGTTAGTATTACTTGGCATAAAATGTGATAGAAAAGGAATTGTTGAATGAACCACAATACATTATCAAAAACGTTTTCCTCTACTCGCACCTTATCTGTTGTAGCTCTTTTAACAGCTATTGGCATTTTGGTTCCGATTATCAGTCCATTTAAGGTCATTATTGGTCCTTTCTCTTGGACACTTGGTACACATATCGCTATTGACTTAGCACTCTTCTTATCACCAGCAGCTGGCGCATTTGTTGCACTCGCTACTTCTTTGGGATTCTTTTTAGCAGGATTCCCTCTTCCCATTGTTTTTCGCGCAATTTCACATGTCTGTTATGTGACCGTTGCTGCGCTTATTCTCACTAAAAACAATCAGTTCGTGCTTTCCTTTTGGACGCGTACACTTTTTAACATCATCATTAATAGTATACACGGACTAGGCGAACTGATTGTTATTCATTACTTTGTTCAAATTGGCTTTACACATTTACCGACTAACCACACCTATTGGATCAGTCTTTTCCTATTATTCGGTGTTTCTCCTCTTTTCCATGGGATGATAGATTTTGAAATTGCTTATCAGCTTCTTCACCTACTCCATCGGCATTTGCCCTTTTCTTTCACCCATTTTCCACTTTCACGTTAATCCATCAGATTGAACCTATCTTTTGAACAGACCGCAGTTAAAACACCCT includes the following:
- a CDS encoding type I restriction endonuclease subunit R; translated protein: MPYFNIVAQTTENTVVTEYESVKTRASNYQSESALEKEFIRMLTEQGYEYLTIHHEKDLLANLRTQLEKLNSYHFSETEWDRFFKDSIANQNEGIVEKTRKIQEDNVQVLKRDDGSTKNITLIDKKNIHNNFLQVINQYVIGTAEGAKHDNRYDVTILVNGLPLVHIELKRRGVAIREAFNQINRYQRDSFWAGSGLFEYTQIFVISNGTNTKYYSNSTRFNAIKDVNAAASAKKGKTSNSFEFTSFWADANNRVIPDLIDFTRTFFAKHTILNIITKYCIFTSENMLMVMRPYQITATERILNRIEIANNYKKYGDIAGGGYIWHTTGSGKTLTSFKTARQASLLPYIDKVLFVVDRKDLDYQTMKEYDRFEKGAANSNTSTAILKKQLDDSNAHIIITTIQKLATFIKKNKEHEIYNKHVVIIFDECHRSQFGDMHAAIVKSFKKYHLFGFTGTPIFPANTGSVRKPQSFTTEQTFGDQLHTYTIVDAINDKNVLPFRVDYVKTMDMGEDIDDEQVFDIAREKAMMAPERIKLVTEYILNNFDRKTYRGDKTYIYNTLTNISEVASGKNGAVEEIKQKQRVSGFNSIFAVASVPMAKLYYQEFKKQMEADPTKKLRIATIYSYGANEAEYDEGTSGILDEENSEDTSALDQSSRDFLEAAIKDYNEMFHTNYSTDSDKFQNYYKDVSLRMKNKELDLLIVVNMFLTGFDATTLNTLWVDKNLKMHGLIQAFSRTNRILNSIKTFGNIVCFRNLQKRVDTAISLFGDKNAGGIVLMKGFKDYYYGYESIDGKIYPGYIDMMDDLTSKFPLSEPQIIGEQNQKDFISLFGAILRMRNLLSAFDEFAGKEMITERDLQDYLCRYQDLRDEWNEKRKKGESTDIIDDIVFEVELIKQIEINIDYILMLVKKYHDNHCEDKEVLVTIKKAIDASPELRSKKALIETFIAGINNVEDVMTEWHDYVAEKREEELVQIIKEEKLKEPETRKFLENAFRDGEIKTTGTDIDKLMPPVSRFGGRNRAVKKQGVIDKLKSFFEKFFGVGGSFTTEKPKFFN
- the nadC gene encoding carboxylating nicotinate-nucleotide diphosphorylase; the encoded protein is MLAINQDLVDEYIVRGLKEDVPYEDVTTQAIYMGQQATVQLLAKELGIICGLAVFERVFQYLDPQTTCQWLVQEGDAVNPNDQLMQITGSVNTLLTGERVALNFLQRMSGIATLTHCMVQALEGSTIKLLDTRKTTPGYRLLEKYAVRIGGGYNHRFSLSEAIMLKDNHIEAAGGVIPAIKAARAYSPFIKKIEVEVETLEMVKEAIHGQADIIMLDNMSHEAMAEALKWIDGRAIVEASGNFTLDNISEYKDLPLDYISSGEITHSARCLDLSMKHLQVI